From one Bradyrhizobium sp. Ash2021 genomic stretch:
- a CDS encoding site-specific integrase, which yields MPKLNPTKVVKAINDSVGVKTLKKISDGHSLYLLTRNGRGYWSYAWREGASFRTMLLGTAGTDPGDLSPLAARTAREAEATKRREGRPTERRGLVNRKAHPPGGKGSGAPVDAVGKKLFGEVVTEYLEGYWLTVPAPAGLGKGAEPAWMPGEAESWKGDLQAKSYRRWLLKRGTLAARPVAEIDTVDVQYHLAIWNGNPPTREKVRGIIEIIFANAKSRGFFTGDNPASAEVFEHLPKPKAEKVEHHPAMLPDHIPAFMVDLLALGTIASRALAFTILTAARTNETLEMRWREVDFKNKVWVVAYSRMKEDEEHRVPLSPEALKLIGKPGKPDEFVFHSPTMGPASPMWNKAMPDILHKFLKRGKITTVDNGRCPVPHGFRTSLQNWALKNKFELELREMALAHSVGDAVVQAYSRTTGLIARDLYKLRAPMMLKWSKFVCSKM from the coding sequence ATGCCGAAACTCAACCCGACGAAGGTCGTCAAAGCCATCAATGACAGTGTCGGCGTGAAGACCTTGAAGAAGATCAGCGACGGGCATTCGCTGTACCTGTTGACGCGCAACGGTCGCGGCTACTGGTCCTATGCTTGGCGCGAGGGCGCGAGCTTCCGGACCATGCTGCTCGGCACCGCTGGCACGGACCCGGGCGACCTATCGCCGCTGGCAGCCCGCACGGCCCGGGAGGCCGAGGCGACCAAGCGCCGCGAGGGCCGCCCGACAGAGCGCCGAGGGCTGGTAAACCGGAAGGCCCATCCACCCGGCGGCAAGGGCTCCGGGGCGCCTGTAGACGCCGTTGGGAAGAAGCTCTTCGGCGAGGTCGTCACGGAGTATCTAGAGGGCTACTGGCTGACCGTACCCGCGCCCGCAGGGCTAGGGAAAGGCGCGGAGCCCGCGTGGATGCCGGGCGAGGCGGAAAGCTGGAAAGGCGATCTTCAAGCCAAGTCGTATCGGCGTTGGCTCTTGAAGCGCGGCACGCTCGCAGCGCGCCCCGTCGCCGAGATCGATACAGTCGATGTGCAGTACCATCTCGCGATCTGGAACGGTAACCCGCCGACCCGTGAGAAGGTGCGCGGCATCATTGAGATCATCTTCGCCAACGCGAAGTCGAGAGGGTTCTTTACTGGCGACAACCCGGCATCGGCCGAAGTCTTCGAACATCTGCCCAAGCCGAAGGCGGAGAAGGTCGAGCACCATCCTGCAATGCTTCCCGATCACATCCCCGCGTTCATGGTCGATTTGCTGGCGCTGGGCACCATCGCGTCCCGCGCGTTGGCATTTACAATTCTCACTGCCGCACGAACTAACGAAACGCTGGAGATGCGCTGGCGCGAAGTCGATTTCAAAAACAAGGTTTGGGTCGTGGCCTATTCAAGAATGAAGGAAGACGAAGAGCATCGTGTGCCGCTGTCGCCAGAAGCGTTGAAGCTCATCGGCAAGCCGGGAAAGCCTGATGAGTTCGTCTTCCATAGCCCGACGATGGGACCCGCATCGCCGATGTGGAATAAGGCCATGCCTGACATCCTGCACAAATTCTTGAAGCGCGGGAAGATCACGACAGTCGATAACGGCCGCTGCCCGGTGCCGCACGGTTTCAGGACCTCGCTTCAAAACTGGGCTTTGAAAAACAAATTCGAGTTAGAGCTTCGAGAAATGGCGCTCGCACATTCGGTCGGCGATGCCGTCGTGCAGGCATACAGCCGGACCACGGGCCTCATCGCACGGGACCTCTACAAACTGAGGGCTCCAATGATGCTCAAGTGGAGCAAGTTCGTATGCAGCAAAATGTAG